From Bacteroidia bacterium, one genomic window encodes:
- a CDS encoding HU family DNA-binding protein, translating into MTKADIIAEIAEKTGVEKVAVQVTVETFMKSVKNSLTKGDNVYLRGFGSFIVKKRAEKTGRNISKNTAIIIPAHNIPAFKPAKTFTEKVKKNVKVV; encoded by the coding sequence ATGACAAAAGCAGATATCATCGCAGAAATTGCAGAGAAAACAGGAGTAGAAAAGGTTGCTGTGCAGGTAACGGTTGAAACATTTATGAAATCAGTGAAAAATTCGCTTACCAAAGGAGATAACGTGTATTTGAGAGGTTTCGGAAGTTTTATCGTGAAAAAGAGAGCAGAGAAAACAGGTAGAAATATTTCGAAAAATACCGCAATAATTATTCCTGCGCATAATATTCCGGCGTTTAAACCGGCTAAAACATTCACTGAAAAAGTGAAAAAAAATGTTAAAGTAGTGTAA
- a CDS encoding tetratricopeptide repeat protein, with the protein MQSAQKTRLLVIAGAIIVFVLLFFVSKKPNTEIVSKSAVAATTDSSAVTFDQFISQQKASAGAANATSLRLEGLFGHADKNQKINFSDSLIVCWDSLKKPAVAAFYAEQKAGFSNAANDWYRAGDRYYKSAGFVDAKSRPMLFNKAMDCLNKCLAIAPTNLEAQVDLGVCFVESSTNPMKGISLLKGVIEKDSNNVDAQLNLGFFSVNSGQYDKALYRFQRVLQIDPTYLEAYLFMEDVYEKTGNKAQAIVCLKKYVSLVDDPTIRNEVKNYISKLENS; encoded by the coding sequence ATGCAATCCGCGCAAAAAACACGATTATTAGTTATTGCTGGAGCAATTATTGTATTTGTTCTTTTATTTTTTGTAAGTAAAAAGCCTAACACTGAAATCGTTTCAAAATCTGCGGTAGCAGCCACAACAGATTCGAGTGCAGTTACGTTCGATCAATTTATCAGTCAGCAAAAAGCAAGCGCAGGAGCTGCAAATGCTACTTCTTTACGTTTGGAAGGTTTATTCGGACATGCAGATAAGAATCAGAAAATTAATTTTTCAGACTCTTTAATTGTATGTTGGGATAGTTTAAAAAAGCCTGCAGTTGCTGCTTTTTATGCCGAACAAAAAGCAGGTTTTAGTAATGCAGCAAATGATTGGTACAGAGCCGGTGATCGTTATTATAAATCAGCGGGATTTGTGGATGCGAAAAGTCGTCCGATGTTGTTCAACAAAGCAATGGATTGTTTGAATAAATGTTTGGCAATTGCACCCACCAATTTGGAAGCACAGGTAGATTTAGGTGTTTGTTTTGTGGAAAGTAGCACCAATCCGATGAAAGGAATTTCTTTGTTGAAAGGTGTTATAGAAAAAGATTCCAACAATGTGGACGCACAATTGAATTTGGGTTTTTTCTCGGTTAATTCTGGTCAGTACGATAAAGCGCTGTATCGTTTTCAACGTGTATTGCAAATTGATCCGACGTATTTGGAAGCCTATTTATTTATGGAAGATGTGTACGAGAAAACGGGAAATAAAGCACAAGCCATTGTCTGCTTAAAAAAATACGTTAGTTTAGTGGACGATCCAACCATTAGAAATGAAGTAAAAAATTATATTAGTAAATTAGAAAACAGTTAA
- a CDS encoding Rne/Rng family ribonuclease, which produces MNELIINSTPTEVVIALLNNKRLVELNREKSNNNYTVGDIYLGRVKKVMPGLNAAFVDVGYEKDAFLHYLDLGPQAQSLNKYTKLTQTGKQSASALMYFKLEDDIKKDGKIGNILSGNQHIMVQIAKEPISTKGPRITTEISLAGRYLVLVPFSDKISVSQKLKNPEEKNRLKRLIQSIKPKNFGVIVRTVAENKSVADLDADLNDLVKKWDTCFEALKSGQPPQKLLGEIDRTSAILRDLLNASFNSINVNDATLYEEMKTYLQTIAPDKEKILKLYKGSEPIFDHFGVDKQIKAVFGKTVNMKSGAYLIVEHTEALHVIDVNSGNRTKSDKDQETNALEVNLEAASEIARQLRLRDMGGIVVVDFIDLHSPANRKLLFDKMKEEMKQDRAKHNILPPSKFGLIQITRQRVRPEMNIITVEKCPSCGGTGEIQASILLVDGIENNLRYILKEQNEKSVTLCVHPFIEAYLLKGFFSIRVKWFLKYKKWISVKAITSYHFTEYHFLNKSGEEIKL; this is translated from the coding sequence GTGAACGAATTAATAATTAATTCTACTCCCACAGAAGTTGTTATTGCCCTTTTAAACAACAAAAGATTAGTTGAGTTAAACAGAGAAAAAAGCAATAATAATTATACAGTCGGCGATATTTATTTGGGCAGAGTAAAAAAAGTAATGCCTGGATTAAACGCTGCATTTGTGGATGTAGGCTACGAGAAAGACGCCTTTTTGCATTACCTTGATTTAGGTCCGCAAGCGCAATCCCTTAACAAATACACCAAACTCACACAAACAGGGAAACAAAGTGCTTCCGCTTTGATGTATTTCAAATTAGAAGATGATATTAAAAAAGATGGTAAAATAGGCAATATCCTTTCTGGCAATCAGCACATAATGGTGCAAATAGCGAAAGAACCTATTTCTACAAAAGGTCCACGAATTACAACGGAAATTTCTTTGGCAGGACGATATTTGGTATTGGTTCCTTTTTCGGATAAAATTTCTGTTTCTCAGAAACTGAAAAATCCCGAAGAAAAAAACCGTTTGAAACGCTTAATTCAAAGTATCAAACCGAAAAATTTCGGTGTGATTGTGCGCACTGTTGCTGAAAACAAAAGTGTTGCCGATTTGGATGCCGATTTAAACGATTTGGTTAAAAAATGGGATACCTGTTTTGAAGCGCTTAAAAGCGGCCAACCTCCGCAAAAATTATTGGGCGAAATAGATCGTACTTCTGCGATTCTGAGAGATTTGCTGAACGCAAGTTTCAACAGCATCAACGTAAACGACGCCACTTTGTACGAGGAAATGAAAACCTATTTACAAACTATTGCGCCCGACAAAGAAAAAATTTTAAAACTCTATAAAGGCAGCGAACCTATTTTTGATCATTTCGGTGTAGATAAACAGATAAAAGCTGTTTTCGGGAAAACAGTGAATATGAAATCTGGTGCGTATTTGATTGTAGAACATACCGAAGCTTTGCACGTTATCGATGTAAACAGTGGTAATCGTACAAAATCAGATAAAGATCAAGAAACAAATGCCTTAGAAGTAAATTTAGAAGCTGCTTCGGAAATTGCGCGCCAATTGCGTTTGCGCGATATGGGCGGAATTGTTGTGGTGGATTTTATTGATTTACACTCTCCTGCCAATCGTAAATTATTGTTTGATAAAATGAAAGAGGAGATGAAGCAAGATCGTGCCAAACACAATATTTTGCCTCCAAGTAAATTTGGATTGATTCAAATTACACGTCAACGCGTTCGTCCAGAAATGAATATTATAACCGTAGAAAAATGTCCTTCTTGCGGCGGAACTGGCGAAATACAAGCCAGTATTTTATTGGTAGATGGCATCGAAAATAATTTACGTTACATCTTAAAAGAACAAAACGAAAAATCGGTTACACTTTGCGTACATCCTTTTATCGAAGCGTATTTGTTGAAAGGATTTTTTTCCATCCGAGTAAAATGGTTCCTCAAATACAAAAAATGGATTTCTGTAAAAGCCATTACTTCGTATCACTTTACGGAATATCATTTTCTCAATAAAAGCGGAGAAGAAATAAAATTGTAA